The genome window GGGACCATGCCGCACGCAATCGCCTCTGAAACCATGACAAAGGTCGACAACTCGAATTCCCATTTTGCCACTGAACCAGCAGAATGCAAATAACGCTTTTTCAGTGTGGTGTTCCACAGGGATCAGTACTAGAACCACTATTATACAACATTATACCCAAAGTTTATTCCTCGGTCATCCCAGTATGTCCCGatttaacatatttttgtgTTCTTCCACCTTCCGCTACGCAGCTTTGTCCGTCAACATCCAGGAAGTAACCATCTGCACATGAGCAGTTCAGTTTTTGTCCGCCCTCCTCTTCGTCACAGAAATGTTCGCAGCCTCCATTCTCCAACAGGCAGCTGTTGGGTACGACCAGGCAATCTAAAAACCAAATGATACATTCAGGATTTAAATGTTTCCTTCCGCGAGGGACTGGGAGTACCCGTCTTAGAACCGACAACCCGCCGTGCTGGTACATTTGTTTGGTGCGTATTTTGCTCACCGAGCTCACAGTTGACCCCGCTGAACTGCGGTGTGCAGTAGCAGGCGTAGGAAGAACCCTGGGTGAAGCAGCTGCCTCCGTTCAGACACGGGTCTGACTGGCAGCTGTCTGGGACTACAAGacgggcgggcggggggggggggggcacagggttTAGAGCTATCAGAACACGCCTGCATTCTGGTGTGAGATGGAAATGTCCCGGTACTTACGGTTGTATGTTTTCCAGAATTCTTTCTGAGAACACAGAGGACTGACGTTAgaaattgtttttttcagcGTAAATGAATTTTTAAAAAACCCCCGAGTCTGACCGTCGTCTCGTCGTGTTCAAACACCTCGCGAGCCTCCTCGTAGCTGCACTTCTCCTCCAGACACTCCCTCTTCAGATCTCCCATCTGGAGCTCCTCCATCCAGCCGGAGTTATACCTCCGAGTCCGGACCAGAACGCCATGGGCGTGTTCTGGATCCAGAAAGACTAAAGAGAAAAAGGCCGAGTCGGGATCAGTCAGCCGCGTTCCGCGTCTGGATGTGCTCATCCGCTCTGTAaccgttagcatgctagcattagcatttcaaTCAGACTGCAAAACTCATGAGAGAAAACAAACGACTCgcgttttttaaaaaaagggatcagatttatttttgactcGGGTTCTACCGCAAGTCTCTTTGACCTTCCTCACCTGACGCCGCCTCGCAGCTGGAGAGGCAGAAGGCGACGAAGACTCTCTGCCACATCGTCGGATTCATCTGTTGGGATCTGCTTCTCTGTGGATCCACAGGTGCAAAGTCTGAACCCCCTCCCGCCGTCCTCTTTGATCACATGTTCCCCGCAGAAGTACTTGAATGTGGCCCGTTCAACCGGACGGCTGCTCTTTGCCTTCCACGGGAAGCTCCTGCTTTTATTCGCTCTTCCCAACCCTTTCCCTGCTTTGCGACTTTGCTCCTCCGTGGGTTGCATTAATTCCTTGCACGTTTCCAACTTGCAATTATTGTTCATACCCATTAATTGCTTGCTATAGCTAATCAGATAAAAGGTTCAAGGATAATAAAAATCAAAAGTTTCAGAAAAaacagttgtgtttttatttgtttcacatTTGATGATTCATACAAATACATTATACAGTAGAATTATGTTTAGGGACCGATCTACACTCGTGTACTATTTGAGCTGCGCTTCCTTCCGTCCCCTTCAGCTTGTGGACATGATGTCCTCGATCCAGCTCAGGAAGTTGCTGACCCTGGTGTAGACGCCGTACAGGTTTTCATTGGCGCAGCCTTTCCCCCAGCTCACCACGCCCGTCAGGAACCAGGTTTTCTTGTAGCGCGTCGCCAAAGGACCGCCGCTGTCCCCCTCGCAGGCGTCCTGGCCCCCGTTCCTCAGCCCGGCACAGAGCATGTTCCTGGTGATGTTTAGCCTGGTGTGGAGGCGGCACTCCTGCTGGGGGACTCTCGGCAGCACCAGCTTCTGGAGGTATCGAGCCGGGGGCCCGTAGCGCGACAGGCGGCCCCAACCGGACACGGTGGAGTGCCGGATGGTGGCCATTGTTCGGCTGAAGGAGCTGTTCTTGGCTGGGAGACAAATGGGCACCACGTACTGGCCCAGTTTCACCGGGCGGTGGAGCTTCAGCATGGCCAGGTCTTTGTCGTGGCTCGTTTTGTTGTAGCCGAGGTGGACGATCACCTTGATCACCCGGCGCTCCTGCTCCGTCCTCTCGACCGTCTGCCGGTCGTGTTCACCTTGACGGGTACGGCACCTTTATGTCGTTCgtatgcttctttttttttttttaccagcatTGAAATCTTGACGCATTTAGGACTTACCGACGGTGACGTGGAAGACGCTGTCAGGTTTCGCCCAAACGCAGTGCGCCGCGGTTAAAACCCACTGGTCGGACAGGACGATCGCCCCGCAGATGTACGCGTGGTTTTCGGTTATCAGCGCCTGAGCAGGGAGGACAGACCATCGTTGGATCGTTTCCAATTACAGGCGGAAAGATACGGGAGGCAATCGGATTAGTCCGTTTAGTCTTTGCCCAGAAACTTGCCTGCCATGGGCAGTGTCCTTTGGGGCAGATCTGCCCATTAATCACCCTGGGGGCAAAGTGTACCTGAGGTCGTCCACAGGCCACAGCACCTTCACCGGAGGGATCACAGGTTATGTTAGCATCGGCGTTTATAACGTTCGCTAACATTCACGTCATTCTACGTTCTACGAGTGACTAAAGGTGCCTGACCTTGAGGAAGGCAGGTGGCGTTGTTCCGATGAAGATTGTAGCCCGGAGCGCAGAAACACACGTGAGAACGATCTGGAGACTCTCTGCAGAAATGCTCGCATCCTCCGTTTCTATAGCGACAACCATTGGAGGTCCGACGGGCTGTGCaagggggggacggggggacggatGAAAGCTTCATTTTGTCACGACAAACGATTGTCGAAATTGTTCTGGCTGTTCACGGTGCCTTTATCACAGTTGTGTCCATGGAAACCGGGGGCGCATTTGCAGACGTAGGCTTCGACGCGCCGGGTGCAGGTGGCGCCGTTCTTGCAGGGAGACGACAGGCAATGATCCGCCGCTGCGGACAGGAAGCATCCCGACTCAACCAGACTGAAGGAATTGATCGGAGATCTCTTACCTGTCCGGCTCCTACCTGTGTACTTCCTCCAGAAGGCTTCCTGCGTGAATAAAGACGACTCAAATCAGAAACACTGACGGCGAGCACGGCTGAGATCCTGTTGTCTCTGGACTGACCAGCTGCTGAGGCAGGGGAAAGATCTCCCTCGCCTCCTCGTAGGAGCATTTCTCCTCGTGACACTCCCGCTCCACGTTGCCTCGCTTCAGCTCCTCAAACAGGTAGTTTGCTCGGCGGGTGCGACGCAGGAAAACACTGGCTTCCGGTCGGCTCACAAACACTTCTCCTTTATTTTAGAGACAAAACCACGTTTCTGGTACCTAACATGTTCCCTCATTGTTACTTAAAACCACTGGAGGAGAATAAAAAAGGCAGCGACCGCCTCGCCTCAGGTTGAACGACACGACAGAGTGGATgaggtgctgctggtgattCAAGGGGGAGGCATGAACGCTAATCGGGAGCGACAGCACAGAAGGACCCGACTGTAAGCCGGGCCCTCGACACCGGATGAGACCAAAGGAGACAAAGAAAGCGTAAGGGGGAGAAGAAGGAAGAGACTGACCTCCAGGAagcccagtgcatgctgggagagaaGCGATGAGGAGTCGTAGGAAGAAGAGTCGCTTCGTTTCGCTGCTGACGGATGCCATGTTTAATCTGAACTGTTCAAAGGTCAGAAAGACAAAACGGCTCTCTTGTTCACAAACAAGTCGCGCGTGAACCGCAACCCGACAGCAGGCCTGCATCCGTGGGTTAaaaatgatttgatttgttgTGTCCCCTTTGTGGACACGGCAGAGTCTCGATTATATTAACTAAAGTACATTTTCAAAGTATTGATCAGTTGTAAATAGCAATGAAGATAATCAGTAGTATATCATCATAACAAAAACTAagacaaatatttgtatttaattaaaaatcaatttaatcattttatttacattttatttgcgtttataaaaatgtacttttgttCTGCTGTTATTTCAGCTGTTCCACTGCGCTCCACTAGAGGGCGACACTCTCACTGCGTCTCCAGGATGTCGGGGATGAAATATTATTATGAAATTGTTATAAAACCATGCAGGAagtggctaatgttagcttcGAGCAAATAGCTGTCCTCATTCACAGATATATCTCTACCATACCGTGAATAAATATTGATATATCGTTATTATCAACCTCGGGACAGTGGCCTCCGAGGGTCAAGTCAAAAAGCGCTTGAGTGTAAAATTTTCCCTGAAAATAGGCTGTCAGACAAAAATAATAGCATAACAACCCAATATTTTAAGACCTtgataaatattgttttaatataCACTCCAGTAATTAAAAGCAAACCCCGAGTATGtgtgaggttgttttttttttctcttttgttttgctccTTGTGGCATAAAGACAATCAGTAAACGAACACAAATAAAACGTGTATTTACTTGCGATACAAACCACACTACAAAAACACCGttgtgcattatttaaaaaaatatatgttaagtgtatacacacagtatacatATAACGGCAGGAAAATCGCCAGGAAAACGAAAAACAGGGTATAAATTAGTCCGGAACAGAAATCTACGGTAGCCGGTTAGGACAATATTAATACCCCGGAAACCAAGGTTGGGCACATCTTGAGAATGTTAACAATACATTTGGCATTATATCAGGCATTTTTAAAAGAAACTCagaattccattttttttacattaatccGGTTAtcgtttatttttgcattttgacaGATTTAACATCGTTTTTCGATCGTTTTCGTCCTGTAGCGAGCCGGTTGCTAACGCTAGCCGGATAGCTAGCTAACTAACGCGTCGGGTGGAGATGGAAGAGGATTCACTGGATCCACAAGATGTCGGTGAGAAGAAATGCTCCTGCTCTTATTTTAACTAATTGTCACCAAGTCGGAAAAAAAGTCTAAAAACGAGCCGGATGTTTGATCATCTTTGTAAATGGACGCTGTTTTCCAGAACGGGCCAAACGTTTCTGGGCCAAGGAGGACGTGGACCGGGTTTTCACCGGAGCCTTCGAGTGTCTGGACGACTTGAAGTGCGTCCTGAAGAACAAGGAGGCAACCGATAAACGTTGGTCCCGATCAATCGcttgatctgtgtgtgtgtgtgtgtgtgtgtgtgtgtgtgtgtgtgtgtgtgtgtgtgtaacgatGTTGTGTGTCCGTCAGAGTACGTCCAGGGGCTGAAGCTGCTGGACCTTCTGGGTTCCTGCCGCCCCGCTTCCCCTCCGGACGCCTCCGTGGTTCAGGTCGTCATTGGTTTAGGTAAACAGACCTCCgtcctgctgtgatgtcatcctgctgtgatgtcatcctgctgtgatgtcatcatgctgTGAACGTCTCGGTCCGTGTCGTGTTTTCCCATCCAGGCGAGGTCCTGCTTCCCGActcccactcttcctcctcttcctcctcttcctcctccaccgacGGGCCCTCCAGCCCCGCGGCGCCGCCTGCGCGCCCTCTGACCCCGGTCCAGCTGCAGTACCACCTGCACACCTGCTGCAAGGTAACGCGCCGCACGCGCTCGCCATACCTCAAATCTCGCGTCGCAGCGTCGACCCCGGATTTCGTGTTCCTCCTCCAGACCTGCCTGTCCGGtttacccagcatgcatcgGTTCACGCCGCCGTTCTGGGGTCAGAACCCTCTGAAGATCCCGCTGCTCTGCGGCTTTAAGAGGCTGACGGCGATGCCGCTCGTGGCGTCCAGGCAGGACGGGCTCTGTGAGGGGGCGGCGCCCGCAGACTCGGGCGGCGTGGAGGACTGGGACATCCTTTACAAGGCGCCGTGCGGGCAGAGCCTGCGTAGCTATGACGACGTGACGCGCTTCCTGTTGACCACAGACTGCCACGACATCCTGCAGGTCAGCTGATAGTCCTCCGAACCTGTGATTGGCTCCTGGCCAGTCAGGAAGTTCTGAGCGCtaacgggggggcggggcgtctCCTCCAGGTGGACTTCTTCACGTTTAACCCGGGGGTCCGGTTGGACCCTCCTGCCGCCGCGGGCCCCAAGTGGCCCGAACTGGACCTGAGCCGGGGGACGGAAGCCACGCCGGTCCAGCTGTGTCCCGGGGACGGCGGCGCCCGCCCGCCCGAGTTCCGCTACAGGAAGGACCGCTGGCCGCACGGCTGCTTCCTGAGCCGCGGCCCGGCGTTGTTCAGAACCTGCTGCGACTGCGCCGACGGCTGCGGCGACAAGCGATGCGCCTGCGTCGCTATGACCACAGGAGGGCGCCACTACAGCCATCACCGGCTGGCGGCGCCTGTGCCGGCGGGGTGAGACAAAGCGGGGGACAGATGAGGCGgggggttcccccccccccccccgtcgggtAACGGC of Brachionichthys hirsutus isolate HB-005 chromosome 24, CSIRO-AGI_Bhir_v1, whole genome shotgun sequence contains these proteins:
- the f7l gene encoding coagulation factor VII, whose amino-acid sequence is MASVSSETKRLFFLRLLIASLPACTGLPGGEVFVSRPEASVFLRRTRRANYLFEELKRGNVERECHEEKCSYEEAREIFPLPQQLEAFWRKYTAADHCLSSPCKNGATCTRRVEAYVCKCAPGFHGHNCDKARRTSNGCRYRNGGCEHFCRESPDRSHVCFCAPGYNLHRNNATCLPQGAVACGRPQVHFAPRVINGQICPKGHCPWQALITENHAYICGAIVLSDQWVLTAAHCVWAKPDSVFHVTVGEHDRQTVERTEQERRVIKVIVHLGYNKTSHDKDLAMLKLHRPVKLGQYVVPICLPAKNSSFSRTMATIRHSTVSGWGRLSRYGPPARYLQKLVLPRVPQQECRLHTRLNITRNMLCAGLRNGGQDACEGDSGGPLATRYKKTWFLTGVVSWGKGCANENLYGVYTRVSNFLSWIEDIMSTS
- the setdb2 gene encoding histone-lysine N-methyltransferase SETDB2 → MEEDSLDPQDVERAKRFWAKEDVDRVFTGAFECLDDLKCVLKNKEATDKQYVQGLKLLDLLGSCRPASPPDASVVQVVIGLGPGEVLLPDSHSSSSSSSSSSTDGPSSPAAPPARPLTPVQLQYHLHTCCKTCLSGLPSMHRFTPPFWGQNPLKIPLLCGFKRLTAMPLVASRQDGLCEGAAPADSGGVEDWDILYKAPCGQSLRSYDDVTRFLLTTDCHDILQVDFFTFNPGVRLDPPAAAGPKWPELDLSRGTEATPVQLCPGDGGARPPEFRYRKDRWPHGCFLSRGPALFRTCCDCADGCGDKRCACVAMTTGGRHYSHHRLAAPVPAGVYECGPWCGCDWARCRNRLVQRGIRVRLQVYETDGRGWGVRCRDDVDRGTFVCIYAGVILQKVQGSAAPPAPKARRTDLPPSDDDVEVITEWLAPQAQEGRGNPLEATAPPSHVPVIQRSADATAPKRRDETALTGGPGEPPPSAGGSCDQEREPAEGGAETESDGQKSLKRATRVEGVVFVDASKEGNVSRFINHSCQPNLFTQNVFIDSHDSAFPVVAFFTNRATKAGAELTWNYSADTRRKQEVACHCGGDGCLGQFTVEDLCGV